In Gossypium raimondii isolate GPD5lz chromosome 12, ASM2569854v1, whole genome shotgun sequence, a single window of DNA contains:
- the LOC105763303 gene encoding uncharacterized protein LOC105763303: MASGFGESTSMPPPSPSCSSSNNANDAGDFECNICFELAQDPIVTLCGHLFCWPCLYRWLHHHSHSQECPVCKALIQEEKLVPLYGRGKNKTDPRSKSYSGMEIPNRPAGQRPATAPPPPPETNQFANYGFGLMGSFVPMATARIGNFTMGFGGLLPSLFNIHFHGFPDATVYGTTSGFPYGFNTFHGGVAHGFPQPTTRGQQADNVLKNLLLLIGVFVVLALLYW; this comes from the coding sequence ATGGCGAGTGGTTTTGGTGAATCAACAAGCATGCCTCCACCAAGTCCATCTTGCTCGAGCAGTAATAATGCTAACGATGCTGGTGATTTTGAATGCAATATTTGCTTTGAATTGGCTCAAGATCCAATCGTCACACTTTGTGGTCATCTCTTCTGCTGGCCATGTCTCTATAGATGGTTGCACCATCACTCGCATTCTCAAGAATGTCCGGTTTGCAAGGCCCTGATACAAGAGGAAAAACTTGTTCCCCTTTATGGCAGGGGGAAAAACAAGACTGACCCGCGCTCTAAATCGTATTCGGGCATGGAAATCCCAAACCGCCCAGCTGGGCAAAGGCCGGCTACTGCTCCTCCTCCACCCCCGGAAACAAATCAGTTTGCAAATTATGGGTTTGGATTGATGGGCAGTTTTGTTCCGATGGCAACCGCAAGGATCGGTAACTTCACCATGGGTTTTGGAGGCCTATTGCCATCCttgtttaatattcattttcatggATTTCCAGATGCTACCGTGTATGGAACAACTTCAGGGTTTCCTTATGGGTTCAATACATTTCACGGTGGTGTTGCTCATGGGTTTCCCCAGCCGACGACACGAGGGCAGCAGGCAGATAATGTTTTGAAGAATCTTCTGTTGTTGATTGGGGTGTTTGTCGTCCTCGCTTTGCTTTATTGGTGA